The following coding sequences are from one Frigoribacterium sp. Leaf415 window:
- a CDS encoding DUF2273 domain-containing protein has protein sequence MTATTTGMAVGAVLAVSALAFGFWGLVLVAVFIAVGALVGRVVSGETDVKGLLDALRGRRSSS, from the coding sequence GTGACCGCCACCACCACGGGCATGGCCGTCGGCGCCGTGCTCGCCGTCTCGGCCCTGGCCTTCGGCTTCTGGGGCCTCGTGCTCGTCGCGGTCTTCATCGCCGTCGGGGCGCTCGTCGGACGCGTGGTCTCGGGTGAGACCGACGTGAAGGGCCTGCTCGACGCCCTGCGCGGACGGCGCTCGTCGTCATGA
- a CDS encoding Asp23/Gls24 family envelope stress response protein, with amino-acid sequence MAPTDKTPKSTVPGSTAPSRVDKAPGTTTAASASSSPVGVSVTPGKTVVADGVVAKVAGIAAREVPGVFALGGGTARAFGALRDVIGTTDLGQGVRVEVGETQVAADVTIVVEYPAPMHTVAEQVRAAVARTIEQLVGMEVAEVNVAINDVHIPGDDADDDSTRESRVS; translated from the coding sequence ATGGCCCCCACCGACAAGACCCCGAAGAGCACCGTCCCCGGCAGCACCGCTCCCAGCCGCGTCGACAAGGCGCCGGGCACGACCACGGCGGCCAGCGCCTCCTCGTCCCCCGTCGGCGTCTCCGTCACGCCGGGCAAGACGGTCGTCGCCGACGGCGTCGTCGCCAAGGTCGCGGGCATCGCCGCCCGTGAGGTGCCCGGCGTCTTCGCCCTCGGTGGCGGCACGGCCCGGGCGTTCGGCGCCCTGCGCGACGTCATCGGCACGACCGACCTCGGTCAGGGCGTGCGCGTCGAGGTGGGCGAGACCCAGGTCGCCGCCGACGTCACGATCGTCGTCGAGTACCCGGCCCCCATGCACACGGTCGCCGAGCAGGTGCGTGCCGCCGTGGCCCGGACGATCGAGCAGCTCGTGGGCATGGAGGTCGCCGAGGTGAACGTCGCGATCAACGACGTCCACATCCCCGGTGACGACGCCGACGACGACTCCACGCGCGAGAGCCGCGTCTCGTGA
- a CDS encoding RNA polymerase sigma factor yields the protein MSADLTEASDAVLASRAAEGDERAFEVLLRRHLGLMTAYATRLTGSRADATDAVQEASITIWRELPTLQTPAAAKGWMMRIVSRKAFDLIRSRRLTDDVDDLELASATPTTDPERLASSNDAMEALRAALARLPASQRQVWALREVGGESYTEIAERTGTTVTAVRGQLARARETLTREMEAWR from the coding sequence ATGTCGGCAGACCTGACCGAGGCTTCCGACGCCGTGCTCGCGTCGCGCGCCGCCGAGGGCGACGAGCGGGCCTTCGAGGTGCTGCTGCGACGCCATCTCGGGCTGATGACGGCATACGCCACCCGGTTGACCGGCTCACGGGCCGACGCGACCGACGCGGTGCAGGAGGCGTCCATCACGATCTGGCGCGAACTGCCCACGCTGCAGACGCCCGCCGCGGCCAAGGGCTGGATGATGCGCATCGTGTCGCGGAAGGCCTTCGACCTGATCCGCTCGCGACGCCTCACCGACGACGTCGACGACCTCGAGCTGGCCTCGGCGACGCCGACGACCGATCCGGAGCGCCTGGCGTCGTCGAACGACGCCATGGAGGCGTTGCGTGCGGCACTGGCTCGACTGCCTGCCTCCCAACGGCAGGTGTGGGCGCTGCGCGAGGTCGGAGGCGAGTCGTACACCGAGATCGCCGAACGGACCGGCACCACCGTGACCGCGGTCCGGGGGCAGCTCGCCCGGGCCCGAGAGACACTGACCCGCGAGATGGAGGCCTGGCGATGA
- a CDS encoding DUF6177 family protein, which produces MTDDDATTTVSLLHPMLDTHGPGWVESRSSKPVVGVSSGLSALFVDCAGPGTRVALVTAPESRLTYSLFHLLDVLGGVWLTRASDGSLRRAITLEPVRSPAHGLGVTEDGYPLPQDEAPSAVRLDEGRTVDPDAVPWTQLAVVTHHRARAEARLGGTLERLVEALAPGTRTLWGTTEPATTAWDRDFFTAAARSRMPSETRFHVAGGDASGPRYRGWVRIARSDDGVIEETRIVVTGAVAPGVVADALADVAGRQQVFLATAWSMSGRADATVSAHDRVAPQPLAAVIGARSVRGMQLDVEGLVRRVGGRVLGSSRTPSVLVSFYEGPAGDAEVGAGAGAGAVDGAAAAARWHRFADAVEVVGADEILAAMTPPGVRRAS; this is translated from the coding sequence ATGACCGACGACGACGCCACGACGACCGTCTCGTTGCTGCATCCGATGCTCGACACGCACGGGCCCGGCTGGGTCGAGTCGCGGTCGAGCAAGCCCGTCGTCGGGGTGTCGAGCGGCCTCTCGGCCCTCTTCGTCGACTGTGCCGGGCCGGGCACCCGCGTCGCGCTCGTCACCGCCCCGGAATCACGGCTCACGTACTCGCTGTTCCACCTGCTCGACGTGCTCGGCGGGGTCTGGCTGACCCGCGCCTCCGACGGTTCGTTGCGTCGGGCGATCACGCTCGAGCCGGTGCGCTCGCCGGCGCACGGGCTCGGCGTGACCGAGGACGGCTACCCGCTGCCGCAGGACGAGGCACCGTCGGCGGTCCGGCTCGACGAGGGGCGCACCGTCGACCCCGACGCCGTCCCGTGGACGCAGCTCGCCGTCGTCACCCACCACCGGGCACGGGCCGAGGCCCGACTCGGCGGGACGCTCGAACGACTCGTCGAGGCGCTCGCGCCCGGCACACGAACCCTGTGGGGGACGACCGAACCGGCCACCACGGCCTGGGACCGCGACTTCTTCACGGCCGCCGCGCGCAGCCGCATGCCGTCCGAGACGCGGTTCCACGTGGCCGGCGGCGACGCCTCCGGGCCGAGGTACCGGGGCTGGGTGCGCATCGCGCGCAGCGACGACGGGGTGATCGAGGAGACCCGCATCGTCGTGACCGGTGCCGTCGCGCCGGGCGTCGTCGCGGACGCCCTCGCCGACGTGGCCGGTCGACAGCAGGTCTTCCTGGCCACGGCGTGGTCGATGTCCGGCCGAGCCGACGCGACGGTGTCCGCCCACGACCGGGTGGCACCGCAGCCGCTCGCCGCCGTCATCGGGGCCCGGAGCGTTCGGGGCATGCAGCTGGACGTCGAGGGCCTGGTCCGTCGGGTGGGTGGACGGGTGCTCGGGTCGTCGCGGACGCCGTCGGTGCTCGTGTCGTTCTACGAGGGGCCGGCCGGTGACGCCGAGGTCGGTGCCGGTGCTGGTGCTGGTGCTGTCGACGGTGCCGCCGCCGCAGCCCGCTGGCACCGTTTCGCCGACGCGGTCGAGGTCGTCGGTGCCGACGAGATCCTCGCCGCGATGACCCCGCCGGGGGTGCGCCGTGCCTCGTGA
- a CDS encoding DUF6507 family protein, with protein sequence MSSWSISPSGVQAVLADVQVSAGELGTAAGGLATGHEELSGGVGDLLVGVANAVLGLIESEATTLTSVVNRIESCGTGAAEATIAYVAGDEEMAANAQSAAVTAAAEAPALASEQSAAGIPPVSTPGVPR encoded by the coding sequence ATGAGCTCGTGGTCGATCTCACCCAGCGGTGTGCAGGCGGTCCTGGCCGACGTCCAGGTCTCGGCCGGCGAGCTCGGCACGGCCGCGGGCGGCCTCGCGACCGGTCACGAGGAGCTGAGCGGTGGCGTCGGCGACCTGCTCGTCGGTGTCGCCAACGCGGTGCTGGGGCTGATCGAGTCCGAGGCGACGACCCTCACGTCGGTCGTGAACCGCATCGAGTCGTGCGGCACAGGTGCCGCCGAGGCGACCATCGCCTACGTCGCCGGCGACGAGGAGATGGCGGCGAACGCCCAGTCCGCCGCCGTGACGGCGGCCGCCGAGGCACCCGCGCTGGCGAGCGAGCAGAGCGCCGCCGGCATCCCGCCCGTCTCGACCCCGGGGGTGCCGCGATGA